A region of Mesorhizobium sp. M3A.F.Ca.ET.080.04.2.1 DNA encodes the following proteins:
- a CDS encoding PP2C family serine/threonine-protein phosphatase — protein MSTVALPIESFGVSHKGCVRDHNEDNYLVEPQTGLWVVADGMGGHEAGEVASASIVDHLATIGIASSAPDLRARFEDRLSRANAEIRNISRSRGITIGSTFAALLAMDGRFAGLWAGDSRIYLVRNGAIAQISKDHTEVQELLDRGMISDEEALTWPRRNVITHAVGVSDELVIDFQQGELLPGDVFVLSTDGLTAHVSDAEIEAAVKTVPAKAVCQNLLDMVLARGGTDNVTIVLVKIGDGRNGSLHADQSGQRAER, from the coding sequence GTGAGCACTGTCGCCCTTCCGATCGAAAGCTTCGGCGTCAGCCACAAGGGCTGTGTCCGCGACCACAACGAGGACAACTACCTGGTGGAGCCACAGACCGGACTGTGGGTGGTGGCCGACGGTATGGGCGGGCATGAGGCGGGTGAAGTCGCTTCGGCCAGCATCGTCGACCACCTGGCAACGATCGGCATCGCAAGCTCGGCACCGGACCTTCGCGCCCGCTTCGAGGACCGACTGAGCCGCGCCAATGCCGAGATCCGCAACATATCGCGATCGCGCGGCATCACCATCGGGTCCACCTTCGCCGCCCTGCTCGCCATGGACGGGCGCTTCGCAGGCTTATGGGCCGGCGACAGCCGCATCTACCTGGTCCGCAACGGTGCGATCGCACAGATTTCGAAGGACCATACGGAAGTCCAGGAGCTTCTCGATCGCGGCATGATCAGCGATGAGGAAGCGCTCACCTGGCCGCGCCGCAACGTGATCACCCATGCGGTGGGCGTCAGCGACGAATTGGTCATCGATTTCCAGCAAGGCGAGCTGTTGCCGGGAGATGTCTTCGTGCTGAGCACGGACGGGCTGACGGCGCATGTCAGCGATGCCGAGATCGAAGCGGCGGTGAAAACCGTTCCGGCAAAGGCGGTCTGCCAGAACCTGCTGGACATGGTGCTGGCGCGCGGCGGAACGGACAATGTCACCATCGTGCTGGTGAAGATTGGCGACGGTCGCAACGGATCGCTCCATGCGGATCAGTCCGGGCAGAGGGCTGAACGATGA
- a CDS encoding serine/threonine-protein kinase — MSDDDRTRISGGPPNTGVGTQLSGIYELDERIASGGMGEVYRGHNIQTGDHVAIKIVLPEFARDQTILSLFRKEASILNHLSHDAVVRYHVFTVDAGIGRPYLAMEFVDGQSLFDVLRRGPMPAEDVRRLCHRLASGLSAVHQAGAIHRDLSPDNIILPGGRVERAKIVDFGIARSATVGGETLIGGRFAGKYNYVSPEQLGLYGGEVSEQSDIYSLGLVLAAALRGKPIDMSGSQYEVIEKRRSVPDLSDIDPHFRDLIDAMLQPDPRDRPASMAEIARATRGEDDDATLPPPASFGSRERSGLPRAGWTAAPQSNVHPQPSATSGEQPFVQHVRPAHLSESRPAAASPRAAKPAVTPQGKPSRTPILAIGSVVALAVVTAAGLYVSGVLGPSPPIVVKAPSPVPKPVPKPKAEKPKPQPETPSPDDTATNEPAKPAPPVQPQPDGGTPPASKQPTAVPDQEPKPPLPAETTKPRQPQPVEVQQPAQKAAPATQPQSVTGDEQTAAPPTIKPIPISPPARTPPPALQPDTVVTDHKGPASPPGKTAPAPPPIQKPAPPPAVQPEVVQNQKTTPPAGQPTEPEAPAPSLPKTPTLPAQPPTAEPDKPDVAINLPKPTTPPPAKPAGELAERASWVRDYNGGNCFYATVTSAADRAAAIEGFGTAVQPFEQMLGDFQARFHLEPDISVRLITPSQCGVPTLLRFLGRSGAESPELVLDRTSVPDGSPISGTLITRAGLISNVLLINHSGIAFNLDDRMVPQPDKATFNIPIDLAAADKAAGKALPQVMLVITGPQDLQAAMFSGPTPASELLPKLLKEIQARGPGFSATAKYFQLGG; from the coding sequence ATGAGCGACGACGACAGGACGCGGATATCGGGAGGCCCACCCAACACCGGGGTGGGCACGCAGCTCAGCGGAATCTACGAGCTCGACGAGCGCATCGCTTCCGGCGGCATGGGCGAAGTCTACCGCGGCCACAACATCCAGACCGGCGACCATGTGGCGATCAAGATCGTGCTGCCGGAATTCGCACGCGACCAGACGATCCTGTCCTTGTTCCGCAAGGAGGCGTCGATCCTCAATCATCTGTCGCACGACGCCGTTGTCCGATACCACGTCTTCACCGTCGATGCCGGGATCGGCAGGCCCTATCTGGCGATGGAATTCGTCGACGGCCAGTCGCTGTTCGATGTCCTGCGACGCGGACCTATGCCGGCGGAAGACGTGCGCAGGCTTTGCCATCGCCTCGCATCCGGCCTCAGCGCCGTGCACCAGGCAGGCGCCATCCACCGCGACCTGTCCCCGGACAACATCATCCTGCCAGGCGGGCGCGTGGAGCGCGCCAAGATCGTGGACTTCGGCATCGCGCGATCGGCAACGGTCGGCGGCGAGACTTTGATCGGCGGCCGGTTTGCCGGGAAGTACAATTACGTGTCGCCCGAGCAGCTCGGGCTCTATGGCGGCGAGGTCAGCGAGCAGTCCGACATCTACAGTTTGGGGCTGGTGCTTGCCGCTGCGCTGCGCGGGAAGCCGATCGACATGAGCGGCTCGCAATACGAGGTCATCGAGAAGCGCCGATCGGTGCCCGACCTGTCGGATATCGATCCCCACTTCCGGGACCTTATTGACGCGATGCTGCAGCCGGATCCGCGCGACCGGCCAGCCAGCATGGCAGAAATCGCCAGGGCGACGCGCGGCGAAGACGACGACGCCACATTGCCGCCGCCGGCATCTTTCGGATCGCGCGAGCGCTCGGGCCTGCCGAGGGCAGGCTGGACCGCCGCGCCGCAGTCCAACGTTCATCCGCAGCCTTCCGCAACTTCCGGCGAACAGCCCTTCGTCCAGCATGTGCGGCCGGCGCACCTGTCAGAATCGCGGCCTGCGGCGGCATCTCCGCGCGCGGCCAAGCCCGCGGTTACCCCGCAAGGGAAGCCATCCAGAACCCCAATCCTCGCGATAGGCAGCGTGGTGGCACTGGCCGTGGTGACCGCGGCCGGTCTTTATGTCTCGGGCGTCCTGGGGCCTTCGCCGCCAATCGTGGTGAAGGCCCCGTCGCCGGTGCCAAAGCCGGTGCCGAAGCCCAAGGCGGAGAAACCCAAGCCTCAGCCGGAGACGCCGAGTCCCGACGATACGGCCACCAATGAGCCGGCCAAGCCTGCTCCACCGGTTCAACCGCAACCAGACGGCGGCACGCCACCGGCCAGCAAGCAGCCGACAGCCGTGCCGGACCAGGAGCCGAAGCCGCCGCTGCCCGCTGAAACGACCAAGCCCCGGCAGCCGCAGCCAGTCGAGGTTCAGCAACCCGCGCAGAAAGCGGCCCCGGCTACCCAACCGCAAAGCGTCACCGGCGACGAGCAGACGGCGGCTCCGCCGACCATCAAGCCCATCCCGATATCACCGCCCGCCAGGACGCCGCCACCCGCGCTTCAGCCCGATACGGTCGTGACCGATCACAAGGGCCCGGCATCGCCGCCGGGCAAGACCGCTCCCGCCCCGCCGCCGATCCAGAAGCCCGCCCCGCCGCCTGCCGTTCAGCCGGAGGTCGTCCAGAACCAGAAGACCACCCCGCCAGCCGGCCAGCCGACAGAGCCCGAGGCGCCGGCACCAAGCTTGCCGAAAACGCCGACTTTGCCGGCGCAGCCGCCGACGGCTGAACCGGACAAGCCGGACGTCGCCATCAATCTGCCAAAGCCGACTACACCGCCGCCAGCAAAGCCCGCCGGGGAGTTGGCCGAGCGTGCCTCGTGGGTGCGCGACTACAATGGCGGCAACTGTTTCTATGCGACCGTGACATCGGCTGCCGACAGGGCCGCAGCAATCGAGGGGTTCGGGACGGCCGTCCAACCCTTCGAGCAGATGCTCGGCGACTTCCAGGCACGGTTCCATCTCGAGCCGGACATCAGCGTGCGGCTCATCACCCCTTCCCAGTGCGGCGTGCCGACATTGCTGCGCTTTCTCGGCCGGAGCGGTGCCGAGAGTCCTGAACTCGTTCTCGACCGCACGTCGGTGCCCGACGGCTCGCCGATCAGCGGCACACTGATCACGCGCGCCGGGCTCATCTCCAACGTTTTGCTGATCAATCACAGCGGCATCGCGTTCAACCTCGATGACCGTATGGTGCCGCAGCCGGACAAGGCGACGTTCAACATCCCGATCGACCTCGCTGCCGCGGACAAGGCGGCCGGCAAGGCTTTGCCCCAGGTGATGCTGGTCATCACAGGGCCTCAGGATTTACAGGCCGCGATGTTCTCGGGACCGACCCCAGCCTCGGAATTGCTGCCCAAGCTCCTCAAGGAGATCCAAGCCCGCGGCCCCGGCTTCTCCGCCACCGCCAAGTATTTCCAGCTCGGCGGATAA
- a CDS encoding DUF1036 domain-containing protein: MGLRRSPFSLPAQPGKGRGWRSNLSDLRRRRLAGLLGAALFFTLPVGKAHAEFTVCNQTLDVVNLAVGQKVDNADQTDGWWTIGANQCVNVIREELANRYIYIYATDVFGHAILNGSIEMCIDRRRFSIRGIDECWQRGHIAARFVEVDTLEQVRWTYFLTGNSP; encoded by the coding sequence ATGGGTCTCCGCCGCTCGCCCTTTTCCCTCCCGGCCCAACCAGGCAAGGGGCGCGGCTGGCGTTCGAACCTGTCTGACCTACGGCGCCGGAGACTGGCCGGGCTGCTTGGCGCAGCATTGTTCTTCACCCTACCCGTCGGCAAGGCGCATGCCGAGTTCACCGTCTGCAACCAGACGCTCGACGTCGTCAATCTCGCCGTCGGACAGAAGGTCGACAATGCCGACCAGACCGACGGCTGGTGGACGATCGGCGCCAACCAGTGCGTGAATGTCATCCGCGAGGAACTGGCCAACCGCTACATCTACATCTACGCGACCGACGTCTTCGGCCACGCGATCCTGAACGGCTCGATCGAGATGTGCATCGACAGGCGCCGCTTCTCGATACGCGGCATCGATGAATGCTGGCAGCGCGGTCATATCGCGGCCCGCTTCGTCGAAGTCGACACGCTCGAGCAGGTGCGCTGGACGTACTTCCTAACCGGAAACAGCCCGTGA
- a CDS encoding M23 family metallopeptidase, producing the protein MTHSIDTSFKAKKQARLAERRRKLWRRVLGGFVALALAAMAGGFYLTKDYWSFGDEDEDLQPVEGAQDVPPDASVYVPAIIDLAGDPMWITLAPDAEAGTKGQTVARPAELESSGASPQIEILSDVMLSASEKFMTTIPSTQEDFAFFQAQRRAGQSVPAQTPPAPAAAPEDQLGDLDQQGGLEQQDDLQNDLQPAPDTDAAPPSSAPKADADDPEAGWGETIDQGEAALPAFKKTQIENNTTVATVTGEYQRFDATADTFVKILNARSLDSVVSDAHFSAEDAKLAGEALKALFNRDGLEAGYVVAMRGFRPNRETTAMSLMQVSIYAKNVYVGTLTRSTAGAFVSGVDPWVREDLFNYSGASDQGGPKRQYRLLDAIYSTAARNKVPTSVIGEAIMYLSRGQDLDAFASEDQRLVLIYSQTPRGQGEISGRVLYVGVQGAEKNLDCFVFQQSDGQYACVTGNDEVRSLTVMNGMVTPVSGVMTSTFGPRKHPILGTVRIHKGVDWAAPVGTPILAAFDGEISFQGDGGSYGNLVKISHANGRETRYAHMQKFAMASGVGTKVKAGDVIGFIGTTGLSTGPHLHFELYQNGEAIDPLGTVTTVATYASGGAGGSGDAAVETLTDRIVHVESGGSARAKNPLSSATGAGQFISKTWIRMMNTYRPDLARSLSTADLLALRYDATLSREMVRNLAREGEAYLRARGHQITAGRLYLCHFLGMEGAHQVLASPGSSQLSAVLGSAVIQANPFLTGKSASYVIDWAERKMGQKVPRIITDAGQQTATTEIRQTSPEFEKYKQAITALVNSIQPTFEPG; encoded by the coding sequence GTGACGCACAGCATCGACACGAGCTTCAAGGCAAAGAAGCAGGCGCGCCTGGCCGAACGCAGGCGCAAGCTCTGGCGCCGGGTGCTTGGCGGGTTTGTCGCATTGGCCCTGGCAGCGATGGCCGGCGGCTTCTATCTCACCAAGGACTATTGGTCGTTCGGCGATGAAGACGAGGATCTGCAACCCGTCGAGGGCGCGCAGGACGTACCGCCCGACGCCTCCGTCTATGTGCCGGCGATCATCGATCTCGCCGGCGATCCGATGTGGATCACTCTTGCCCCGGATGCCGAGGCTGGAACGAAGGGCCAGACCGTGGCGCGGCCGGCGGAGCTCGAAAGTTCCGGAGCATCCCCGCAGATCGAAATCCTGTCCGATGTGATGCTGAGCGCCAGCGAAAAATTCATGACGACGATCCCGTCGACGCAGGAGGATTTCGCCTTCTTCCAGGCGCAGCGACGGGCGGGCCAATCGGTGCCGGCGCAGACTCCACCGGCTCCGGCGGCGGCGCCCGAGGACCAGTTGGGCGATCTCGATCAGCAAGGTGGGCTGGAGCAGCAGGATGACCTGCAAAACGACCTTCAGCCGGCCCCCGATACGGACGCGGCTCCGCCCAGCTCCGCGCCCAAAGCGGATGCCGACGATCCCGAGGCCGGCTGGGGCGAGACCATCGATCAGGGCGAGGCAGCGCTTCCCGCATTCAAGAAGACCCAGATCGAGAACAACACGACGGTCGCGACCGTTACCGGCGAATACCAGCGCTTCGACGCAACCGCGGACACCTTCGTCAAGATCCTCAACGCCCGCAGCCTGGACAGCGTCGTCTCGGATGCTCACTTCTCGGCCGAGGACGCAAAGCTCGCCGGCGAAGCGCTGAAGGCGCTGTTCAATCGCGATGGTCTGGAGGCCGGCTATGTCGTGGCCATGCGCGGCTTCAGGCCGAACCGCGAGACCACGGCCATGTCGCTGATGCAGGTCTCGATCTACGCCAAGAATGTCTATGTCGGCACGCTGACGCGCAGCACGGCCGGCGCCTTCGTGTCAGGTGTCGATCCGTGGGTGCGTGAGGACTTGTTCAACTATTCTGGCGCATCGGACCAAGGCGGCCCCAAGCGCCAGTATCGCCTGCTCGACGCGATCTATTCGACGGCGGCGCGCAACAAGGTCCCGACCAGCGTCATCGGCGAGGCCATCATGTATCTGTCGAGAGGGCAGGATCTCGACGCTTTCGCCAGCGAGGACCAGCGCCTGGTGCTGATCTACTCGCAGACGCCGCGCGGCCAAGGCGAGATCTCGGGACGGGTTCTCTATGTCGGCGTCCAGGGCGCAGAGAAGAACCTCGACTGTTTCGTCTTCCAGCAGAGCGACGGGCAATATGCGTGCGTCACCGGCAATGACGAGGTCCGTTCGCTGACCGTGATGAACGGCATGGTCACGCCGGTCAGCGGGGTCATGACCTCCACCTTCGGCCCGCGCAAGCACCCGATCCTCGGCACGGTTCGGATCCACAAGGGCGTCGACTGGGCCGCTCCGGTCGGCACACCCATCCTGGCCGCCTTCGACGGCGAGATCAGCTTCCAGGGCGATGGCGGCAGCTACGGCAACCTGGTGAAGATCTCGCACGCCAACGGCCGCGAGACGCGCTACGCGCACATGCAGAAATTTGCCATGGCAAGCGGCGTCGGCACCAAGGTGAAGGCCGGCGATGTCATCGGCTTCATCGGCACCACCGGCCTTTCGACCGGACCGCATCTTCATTTCGAGCTCTACCAGAACGGTGAGGCGATCGACCCGCTGGGGACGGTCACCACCGTCGCAACCTATGCGTCCGGCGGTGCTGGCGGATCTGGCGATGCCGCCGTCGAGACGCTGACCGACCGCATCGTCCATGTCGAAAGCGGTGGCAGCGCCCGGGCCAAGAACCCGCTTTCCTCGGCGACCGGCGCCGGGCAGTTCATCTCCAAGACCTGGATCCGGATGATGAACACCTATCGCCCCGATCTCGCCCGCTCGCTGTCGACCGCCGACCTGCTCGCGCTTCGCTACGACGCCACGCTGTCGCGCGAGATGGTGCGCAACCTGGCGCGCGAAGGCGAAGCCTACCTTCGCGCCCGCGGCCACCAGATCACTGCCGGGCGGCTCTATCTGTGCCACTTCCTAGGCATGGAAGGCGCGCATCAGGTGCTCGCCTCCCCAGGCTCGTCGCAGCTGAGCGCCGTGCTGGGGTCAGCCGTGATCCAGGCCAACCCCTTCCTCACCGGCAAGTCCGCCAGCTATGTCATTGACTGGGCGGAGCGGAAGATGGGCCAGAAGGTGCCGCGGATCATCACCGACGCAGGCCAGCAGACGGCCACGACCGAGATCCGGCAAACGTCGCCCGAGTTCGAAAAATACAAGCAGGCGATAACCGCTCTGGTGAACTCGATTCAACCCACGTTCGAGCCTGGCTAA
- a CDS encoding caspase family protein, with product MKTFAILLGGFVLFVLAAFGAQAATPDAKRVALVIGNSKYVNAVPLPNPANDAQLIASTLRNAGFDVIEGVDQDNAGMHALISRFTEESYNADLAVIFYAGHGMQVDGKNYLIPVDAELTTPAYLKTRTVQIDEFMAALPPDPAVGVIILDACRDNPLARTLAAALPKSRSLGAGLAPVEAKADGVGTGGVLIAYATDPGAIAFDGNGVDSPYSMALAKHLTEPGVELQSALTRVRGEVTETTQGRQRPWHNASLGREVFLGKAPAEAALIAAEPGEATAAPAPAPVASEAPSWEVEQRLWDEASKKNSIPFYEAYLEQFPNGRFATVAKLNIDQLKDPKADNRQMAALDANEANANSGSAVRTSVGISDEMKQTPGSELTEGAIGLDRDGRIDLQLRIEALGNELGQIDGNIGPKTRQAIGVWQGKNGLPQTTYLTREQLAFLVVQTDPMMDAVRAKHAADQARAAAAKKQMAQKTRTVKPVAQKPSRKQQQTVQRRRNTDTLIGEEPPPRNNDDFLTKALIFGTGVAVGGALKN from the coding sequence ATGAAAACGTTCGCCATCCTGTTGGGCGGTTTTGTCCTGTTTGTCCTTGCAGCGTTCGGCGCCCAGGCCGCCACGCCCGACGCAAAACGCGTCGCGCTGGTCATCGGCAACAGCAAATATGTCAATGCCGTGCCCTTGCCCAATCCCGCCAACGACGCGCAACTCATCGCATCGACGCTGCGCAATGCCGGCTTCGACGTGATCGAAGGGGTGGACCAGGACAATGCCGGCATGCACGCGCTGATCAGCCGGTTCACCGAGGAATCCTACAATGCCGACCTCGCGGTCATCTTCTATGCCGGCCACGGCATGCAGGTCGACGGCAAGAACTACCTCATTCCGGTCGATGCCGAGTTGACGACGCCGGCCTATCTCAAGACCCGCACGGTGCAGATCGACGAGTTCATGGCGGCGCTGCCGCCCGATCCCGCGGTCGGCGTCATCATTCTCGACGCCTGCCGCGACAATCCGCTGGCACGGACGCTGGCCGCCGCACTGCCGAAGAGCCGCTCGCTGGGCGCGGGGCTGGCGCCGGTCGAAGCGAAAGCGGACGGCGTCGGCACCGGCGGCGTGCTCATCGCCTATGCAACGGATCCGGGCGCGATCGCCTTCGACGGCAACGGCGTGGACAGTCCCTACTCGATGGCTCTGGCCAAGCATCTGACCGAACCCGGCGTCGAACTGCAGAGTGCGCTGACGCGCGTGCGCGGCGAGGTGACCGAGACGACGCAAGGTCGGCAGCGGCCGTGGCACAACGCATCGCTGGGACGCGAGGTCTTCCTCGGCAAGGCCCCCGCCGAAGCCGCGCTGATCGCGGCCGAGCCAGGCGAAGCGACCGCAGCGCCTGCCCCTGCTCCCGTGGCCAGCGAAGCTCCGTCGTGGGAAGTGGAGCAGCGCCTCTGGGACGAGGCATCGAAGAAGAATTCCATCCCCTTCTACGAAGCCTATCTCGAACAGTTCCCGAATGGCCGCTTCGCGACCGTGGCCAAACTCAACATCGATCAGTTGAAGGACCCGAAGGCCGACAATCGACAGATGGCAGCACTCGATGCCAATGAGGCGAATGCGAATTCCGGATCGGCGGTTCGTACTTCGGTCGGCATCTCCGACGAAATGAAGCAGACGCCCGGCAGCGAGCTGACGGAAGGCGCCATCGGTCTCGATCGCGACGGCCGCATCGACCTGCAGCTGCGCATCGAGGCGCTGGGCAACGAGCTTGGCCAGATCGACGGCAATATCGGTCCGAAAACCCGCCAGGCCATCGGCGTCTGGCAGGGCAAGAACGGGCTGCCGCAAACCACCTATCTGACGCGCGAGCAGCTGGCGTTCCTAGTCGTGCAGACCGACCCGATGATGGATGCGGTGCGCGCCAAGCACGCAGCCGATCAGGCGCGCGCCGCGGCGGCCAAGAAGCAGATGGCGCAGAAGACCCGCACCGTGAAGCCTGTGGCGCAGAAACCGAGCCGGAAGCAGCAGCAGACCGTGCAGCGGCGGCGCAATACGGACACCCTCATCGGCGAGGAGCCGCCGCCGCGGAACAACGACGACTTCCTGACCAAGGCTCTGATCTTCGGCACCGGCGTTGCGGTGGGTGGCGCGCTCAAGAATTGA
- a CDS encoding OmpA family protein, translating into MRWASSALVLAAVLFSTHVSADPLQKSEDIVKFFTGPGNLGASRGICVGTEEECKSKADKAGAPPQKAGLDMMINFALDSAQLDQTARTELDEFAKALKDNRLSSFSFVVEGHTDASGSDQYNQELSQRRAQSVASFLTANGIQAARLEPIGLGKSHPRVSDPYDPVNRRVEMRIRTE; encoded by the coding sequence ATGCGGTGGGCCAGTTCAGCCTTGGTATTGGCGGCCGTGCTTTTTTCGACGCACGTTTCCGCCGATCCGCTTCAGAAATCCGAAGACATCGTGAAGTTCTTCACCGGTCCGGGCAATCTCGGCGCGTCCCGCGGCATCTGTGTCGGCACCGAGGAAGAATGCAAGAGCAAGGCCGACAAGGCAGGGGCGCCGCCGCAAAAGGCCGGCCTCGACATGATGATCAATTTCGCCCTCGATTCAGCCCAGCTCGACCAGACCGCGCGCACCGAGCTCGATGAGTTCGCCAAGGCGCTGAAGGACAACCGGCTGAGTTCGTTCAGCTTTGTCGTCGAAGGCCATACCGATGCCTCCGGCTCCGACCAGTACAATCAGGAACTTTCCCAGCGAAGGGCGCAATCGGTGGCGTCGTTCCTGACCGCGAATGGCATCCAGGCTGCGCGATTGGAACCGATCGGACTGGGCAAGTCGCACCCGCGCGTTTCCGATCCCTACGACCCGGTCAATCGCCGGGTGGAGATGCGGATCAGGACCGAATAG
- a CDS encoding caspase family protein: MLRCCAFLAAVILVGFASFEAHADRRVALVIGNSEYRDIPALKNPDKDADDVSNTFRMAGFEVFLAKDLTKLQFEKQFRNYLAAADGAELAIVYYSGHGFQIGGENFLIPVDASLKDAADIEVQAVKLDDVLEQMRSKSKIQVIILDACRNNPFPRKDYWLRDQLITAGNTGLAQVKSSLNTLIAFATEPGAVAYDGTGDLSPFSSAFSRRALAPNQEIRTVMAAVRRDVVEATSGKQVPWENSSLIDDVVLMRRATRPSLPPVLEKIVPSGIGPVALDLPQPVDVDGGAVTVSIERPPALGRLTLDGKPVEIGAPIQGKDLPRLKMEIPKGVGAQEEVDMLAYATHDEWGGEAQGIMVFRVKSGEGAQGEQVVASLEAEQKQQVVARGLHITGAAEAIDKRDVAIPVGVGPVPLKLEFPTKDPAVSVKLASYPATGTLSLPDRTLSPDSSLMADEVEHLSYEPQIGVAAPVEVGFEIRVDNTPSKPATMKLSPNVDACDREAGEPLDLQGVVPGLLPNEISSNAVDVCQAAVKAYPDVARFRYQLGRALLAVGKVDQAKREIQEAADKGHVRAVFELGYLNATGTGMPVNRKQANTFYAAASDKGDPYGMTSWGRALFNGYGVERDTGKGLDLLLKAAAMGHTYAMNDLAAIFTEGRNGVPADPARAVAFLKAGVERQDMYSMNLLGRNYLSGQGIDKDPKAALTLFQKAIDLGQPYAPGSLGRMYRDGVGVQQNLDEAQRLFELATTRGDQSGAYDRAALEMQKGDQADQAVAVRFLAFTVALDARNELPDAKATLAKFGTKAKTAALKKLRGELKSKIAASGSLEDQLVKVARAVWEQANPRRDLF, encoded by the coding sequence ATGCTGCGATGCTGCGCGTTCCTTGCAGCCGTGATCCTCGTGGGCTTCGCATCCTTCGAAGCGCACGCCGATCGGCGGGTTGCCCTCGTCATCGGCAATTCCGAGTACCGGGATATTCCAGCCCTCAAGAACCCGGACAAGGACGCCGACGACGTTTCCAACACTTTTCGGATGGCCGGCTTCGAGGTGTTCCTGGCCAAGGATCTCACCAAGCTGCAATTCGAGAAACAGTTCCGCAACTATCTCGCCGCGGCCGACGGCGCCGAGCTGGCCATCGTTTACTATTCGGGCCATGGCTTCCAGATCGGCGGCGAGAATTTCCTGATCCCCGTCGATGCGTCCCTGAAGGATGCGGCCGACATTGAGGTCCAGGCGGTCAAGCTGGATGACGTGCTTGAGCAGATGCGCTCGAAGTCCAAGATCCAGGTGATCATCCTCGACGCCTGCCGCAACAATCCGTTTCCGCGCAAGGATTACTGGCTGAGGGACCAGCTGATCACCGCCGGCAACACTGGTCTCGCGCAGGTGAAGAGTTCGCTCAACACGCTGATCGCCTTCGCCACCGAGCCCGGCGCGGTCGCCTATGACGGAACCGGCGATCTCAGCCCGTTCTCGTCGGCATTCTCGCGCCGCGCGCTGGCTCCGAACCAGGAAATACGCACCGTCATGGCGGCTGTGCGCCGCGATGTGGTCGAGGCCACCTCCGGCAAGCAGGTTCCGTGGGAGAATTCCTCGCTGATCGACGATGTCGTGCTGATGCGCCGCGCCACCCGGCCCTCGCTGCCGCCGGTGCTGGAGAAAATCGTGCCGTCGGGCATCGGTCCGGTGGCCCTCGACCTGCCGCAGCCGGTCGACGTCGATGGCGGAGCCGTCACCGTCAGCATCGAGAGACCGCCCGCGCTGGGGCGCCTGACCCTTGACGGCAAGCCGGTCGAGATCGGCGCGCCGATCCAGGGCAAGGATCTGCCGCGCCTGAAGATGGAAATCCCCAAGGGCGTCGGTGCTCAGGAAGAGGTCGACATGCTGGCCTACGCCACGCATGACGAATGGGGCGGCGAGGCGCAGGGCATCATGGTGTTCCGCGTCAAGAGCGGCGAGGGCGCCCAAGGCGAACAGGTCGTCGCCTCGCTCGAGGCCGAGCAGAAGCAGCAGGTCGTGGCGCGGGGACTCCACATCACGGGTGCCGCGGAAGCGATCGACAAGCGCGATGTCGCCATTCCCGTCGGTGTCGGCCCGGTTCCGCTGAAACTGGAGTTTCCGACCAAGGACCCCGCCGTCAGCGTGAAACTGGCGAGCTATCCGGCGACGGGAACACTGTCCCTGCCGGATCGGACACTGTCGCCGGACTCGAGCCTGATGGCCGACGAAGTCGAGCATTTGAGCTACGAACCCCAGATCGGCGTCGCCGCGCCGGTCGAGGTCGGCTTCGAGATCCGGGTCGACAACACGCCTTCCAAGCCTGCCACGATGAAACTGTCGCCTAACGTTGACGCCTGCGACCGCGAGGCCGGCGAACCCCTCGACCTGCAAGGTGTCGTGCCGGGTCTGCTGCCGAACGAGATCAGCAGCAACGCCGTGGACGTCTGCCAGGCGGCGGTGAAAGCGTACCCGGATGTGGCCCGCTTCCGCTACCAACTGGGACGCGCGTTGCTCGCGGTGGGCAAGGTCGATCAGGCAAAGAGAGAGATCCAGGAAGCCGCCGACAAAGGCCATGTGCGGGCCGTATTCGAACTCGGCTACCTCAATGCGACCGGGACCGGAATGCCTGTCAACCGCAAGCAGGCCAATACATTCTATGCCGCCGCTTCCGACAAGGGCGATCCATACGGGATGACGTCCTGGGGCCGTGCTTTGTTCAACGGCTACGGCGTCGAGCGCGATACCGGCAAGGGGCTCGATCTGCTGCTCAAGGCGGCCGCGATGGGGCATACCTATGCCATGAACGATCTCGCCGCGATCTTCACGGAAGGGCGCAATGGCGTCCCCGCCGATCCCGCCCGTGCCGTTGCCTTCCTGAAAGCCGGCGTCGAGCGGCAGGATATGTATTCGATGAACCTGCTCGGCCGCAATTATCTCAGCGGCCAAGGCATCGACAAGGACCCGAAGGCGGCGCTGACGCTCTTCCAGAAGGCCATTGACCTTGGCCAGCCTTATGCCCCGGGCAGCCTCGGCCGCATGTATCGGGACGGCGTCGGGGTGCAGCAGAACCTCGACGAAGCGCAGCGGCTGTTCGAGCTGGCAACGACGCGCGGCGATCAGTCCGGCGCCTATGACCGCGCGGCTCTCGAGATGCAGAAGGGCGATCAGGCTGACCAGGCCGTAGCCGTGCGTTTCCTCGCATTCACAGTCGCACTCGACGCTCGCAACGAGTTGCCAGACGCCAAGGCGACGCTGGCCAAATTCGGAACGAAGGCGAAGACGGCGGCGCTCAAGAAGTTGCGTGGGGAACTCAAGTCGAAGATCGCAGCCAGCGGTTCGCTGGAGGACCAACTGGTCAAGGTGGCCAGAGCGGTTTGGGAACAGGCCAACCCGCGTCGGGATTTGTTCTGA